A single region of the Borrelia hermsii DAH genome encodes:
- a CDS encoding cysteine--tRNA ligase, whose translation MLLKLYNTKTKSLSDIKNFSDTKVYACGPTVYNYAHIGNLRTYIFEDLLIKSLRLLKYNVNYAMNITDIGHLTGDFDEGEDKVVKAARERGLTVYEISRFFTEAFFDDCAKLNIVYPDKVLVASEYIASMIEVVKVLEQNGFTYFVNGNVYFDTSRFNGYGQMAGINLNNFGRSSVSRVEIDLSKKNKSDFVLWFTNSKFKDQEMKWDSPWGFGYPSWHLECAAMNLDYFKSTLDIHLGGVDHVGVHHINEIAIAECYLNKMWCDMFVHGEFLIMEDEKMSKSNNNFITIKDLESDGFSPLDFRYFCLTAHYRTQLKFTFSNLRACKIARENMLNKLTFFYSSLSQFDMALLNKNCENIESVSENKYYNNFLEKIAFDLSIPQALALLWDIVKDDDLSALLKLLLAFKFDEVLSLGLKEGVLREIERDRVNIDDTMHSLIEERRLAKLRKDFKRADEIREYFRSKGFVLIDTEEGTKVKRG comes from the coding sequence ATGCTTCTTAAGTTATATAATACAAAAACAAAAAGTTTATCTGATATAAAAAATTTTAGTGATACTAAGGTTTACGCTTGTGGTCCTACTGTTTATAATTATGCCCATATAGGTAATCTTAGAACATATATTTTTGAAGACCTGCTTATTAAGTCTTTAAGGTTGCTAAAATATAATGTTAATTATGCAATGAATATTACTGATATTGGTCATTTAACAGGCGATTTTGATGAGGGGGAAGATAAGGTAGTTAAAGCCGCAAGAGAGAGAGGACTTACAGTCTATGAAATTAGCAGATTTTTTACAGAAGCTTTTTTTGATGATTGTGCAAAATTAAATATCGTTTATCCTGATAAGGTGCTTGTTGCAAGTGAGTATATTGCTAGTATGATAGAAGTGGTCAAAGTTCTTGAGCAAAATGGATTTACTTATTTTGTTAATGGTAATGTTTATTTTGATACGTCTCGTTTTAATGGTTATGGGCAGATGGCTGGTATTAATCTAAATAATTTTGGGCGTTCTTCTGTTTCTAGAGTTGAGATAGATCTTTCAAAAAAGAATAAATCAGACTTTGTTTTGTGGTTTACAAATTCAAAATTTAAAGATCAGGAAATGAAATGGGATTCGCCTTGGGGATTTGGTTATCCAAGTTGGCATTTAGAATGTGCAGCAATGAATTTAGATTATTTTAAGAGTACTCTTGATATCCATTTAGGGGGAGTTGATCATGTTGGGGTTCATCATATAAATGAAATAGCAATAGCGGAATGTTACTTAAATAAGATGTGGTGCGACATGTTTGTTCATGGTGAATTTTTGATTATGGAAGATGAGAAAATGTCAAAATCAAATAATAATTTTATTACCATTAAAGACTTAGAATCCGATGGATTTTCACCTTTAGATTTTAGATATTTTTGTTTAACTGCACATTATAGAACTCAACTTAAGTTTACGTTTAGTAATCTGAGAGCTTGCAAGATAGCTAGAGAAAATATGCTTAATAAATTGACGTTTTTTTATTCTTCATTAAGTCAATTTGACATGGCATTGCTTAATAAAAATTGTGAGAATATTGAGTCTGTTTCAGAGAATAAATACTATAATAATTTTTTGGAAAAAATAGCTTTTGATTTAAGTATTCCTCAGGCATTAGCCTTGCTATGGGATATTGTTAAGGATGATGATCTAAGTGCTCTTTTAAAACTTCTCCTTGCATTTAAATTTGATGAAGTTTTATCCCTTGGTTTAAAGGAAGGAGTGCTTAGAGAAATTGAGAGGGATAGGGTAAATATTGATGATACTATGCATTCTTTGATTGAAGAGAGACGGCTTGCCAAGTTAAGAAAAGACTTTAAGCGTGCTGATGAGATTAGAGAATATTTTCGCTCTAAGGGTTTTGTGTTAATTGATACTGAAGAAGGGACTAAGGTTAAAAGAGGGTAG
- a CDS encoding DNA-binding protein codes for MAVFFKSQSIILSFIFLIFLSLFVFSGFLFYLKPVIYEISPMPASHENVIVIKGRNLGNKIGEVNINNHYLTKSSIISWSNKKVVFRITDEISSGLVFVKSEEGISNELFLVISRQVPIKLEEKTKPFLFDTENLVLMTNVPVTLRGKNLISDFAVVEIFIQTKHELYKILSRDILTLSQEEIKFIPPKTLHIDGEIFLLVDGVESNRIPFNFDKNFFMWNLKRSRNFKIFHEIYFVQANSKEDSSAISDDINFNVFYLSPIENERQKIKFSDNNGSVLDLDNLFFKSLKSNTYHLKFEVETYKLDLDIFDRNALKRIKVNTDSDMYEFKTYVLNKRNRYLSYDSLDLSPINLNINNRDSAYELAKSIIDALILHFTVIDNDLTLDESIKMREISADNLILLTNLLFLRNNIPLRNAVGFYFDSKSSSLKKHIWCEFFLEHVGFIYFDIVNAVLFRDSSNYFLNMSENYIHYGYKEDYDDDLLADEYFDLVLFKYKSLTNSNYSLNYRITLEENINDR; via the coding sequence TTGGCAGTATTTTTTAAGAGTCAATCTATTATTTTAAGTTTTATTTTTTTAATTTTTTTAAGTTTATTTGTTTTTTCCGGATTTTTATTTTATTTAAAGCCTGTAATTTATGAAATATCACCAATGCCCGCTTCACATGAAAATGTAATTGTAATTAAAGGGCGTAATTTAGGCAATAAGATTGGAGAGGTTAATATTAATAATCATTATTTAACTAAAAGTAGTATTATTAGTTGGAGCAATAAGAAGGTAGTTTTTAGAATTACAGATGAAATCTCTTCAGGCCTTGTTTTTGTAAAGAGCGAGGAAGGGATTAGTAATGAACTTTTTCTTGTAATTAGTAGGCAAGTTCCAATTAAACTTGAAGAGAAAACCAAACCTTTTCTTTTTGATACTGAGAATCTGGTTTTAATGACAAATGTTCCTGTTACATTAAGAGGCAAAAATTTAATATCAGATTTTGCTGTTGTTGAGATATTTATTCAAACAAAACATGAACTTTATAAAATCCTTTCCAGAGATATATTGACATTGAGTCAAGAGGAAATAAAGTTTATTCCTCCAAAGACTTTGCATATTGATGGTGAGATTTTTTTACTAGTTGACGGAGTTGAAAGTAATAGAATTCCTTTTAATTTTGATAAAAATTTTTTTATGTGGAATTTAAAGAGAAGTAGAAATTTTAAAATATTTCATGAAATTTATTTTGTTCAGGCTAATAGTAAGGAGGATTCTAGTGCGATATCAGATGACATTAATTTTAATGTTTTTTATTTAAGTCCAATTGAAAATGAAAGACAAAAAATTAAATTTTCAGATAATAATGGAAGTGTATTGGATTTAGATAATTTATTTTTTAAAAGTTTGAAGTCAAATACATATCATTTAAAATTTGAAGTTGAGACTTATAAATTGGATTTAGATATTTTTGATAGAAATGCTTTAAAGCGTATTAAAGTAAATACGGATAGTGATATGTATGAATTTAAAACTTATGTTTTAAATAAGAGGAATCGTTATTTATCTTATGATTCACTTGACTTAAGTCCAATTAACTTAAATATAAATAACAGGGATTCAGCTTATGAATTGGCAAAATCTATTATTGATGCTTTAATTTTGCATTTTACGGTTATAGATAATGATTTAACTTTGGATGAGTCTATTAAAATGAGAGAGATTTCAGCTGATAATTTGATCTTGCTTACGAATTTATTGTTTTTACGAAATAATATACCTTTAAGAAACGCGGTTGGATTTTATTTTGATTCTAAATCTTCTAGTCTTAAGAAACATATTTGGTGTGAATTTTTTTTAGAGCATGTTGGATTTATTTATTTTGATATAGTAAATGCAGTATTATTTAGAGATAGTTCTAATTATTTTTTGAATATGTCAGAGAATTATATTCATTATGGGTATAAGGAAGATTATGATGATGACTTATTGGCTGATGAATATTTTGACCTAGTATTGTTTAAATATAAAAGCTTGACAAATAGTAATTATTCTTTGAATTATAGGATTACTTTGGAGGAAAATATTAATGATAGATAG
- the glyA gene encoding serine hydroxymethyltransferase codes for MIDSILFDLIEREVKREKENIELIASENFVSSDVRRAVGSILTNKYAEGYPSKRYYGGCFVVDDIESLAISRARELFGANYANVQPHSGSQANMAAIMALIKPGDRILGMELSHGGHLTHGSKVSFSGMFFDAYSYGVSRESEMIDYDDVRKIAKECRPNLIIAGASSYSREIDFKKFREIADEVSAYLLCDVAHTAGLIATGFHNSPIDVAHLTTSTTHKTLRGPRGGLILAGRESSIIVNYNNKERRLEDAVNSCVFPGTQGGPLMHVIAGKAVAFREALMEDFKDYISRVISNTKAMAECFISEGFRIVSGGTDNHLFLVDLGILGITGADAEKVLERVNITLNKNAIPFDSKNPSVTSGIRIGAAAITSRGLNRDDSIRVAHFVIRALKTKSEDELKKIKRDVIEFISSFDMP; via the coding sequence ATGATAGATAGCATTTTATTTGATTTAATTGAAAGGGAAGTTAAGAGGGAGAAAGAAAATATTGAATTAATTGCTTCAGAAAATTTTGTCTCATCAGATGTAAGAAGGGCTGTTGGAAGTATTTTGACTAATAAATATGCTGAGGGTTATCCTTCAAAGAGATATTATGGTGGATGCTTTGTTGTTGATGATATTGAAAGTTTGGCTATATCACGGGCAAGAGAGCTTTTTGGTGCAAATTATGCCAATGTCCAACCTCATAGTGGTTCTCAAGCTAATATGGCTGCTATAATGGCACTTATTAAGCCTGGGGATAGAATTCTTGGAATGGAATTGTCTCATGGTGGTCATTTAACCCATGGTAGTAAAGTTAGTTTTTCTGGGATGTTCTTTGACGCATATTCTTATGGAGTGTCAAGGGAATCTGAGATGATTGATTATGATGATGTTAGAAAAATAGCTAAAGAATGTAGACCCAATTTAATAATTGCTGGTGCTTCTTCTTATTCAAGGGAAATTGATTTTAAAAAATTTCGTGAGATAGCGGATGAAGTTTCAGCTTATCTTTTGTGTGATGTTGCCCATACAGCAGGTCTTATTGCTACAGGTTTTCATAATTCTCCTATTGATGTTGCACATTTAACTACAAGTACTACCCATAAGACTTTAAGGGGGCCTAGAGGAGGATTAATTCTTGCAGGTAGGGAATCTAGTATAATAGTAAATTATAATAATAAAGAGAGAAGACTGGAGGATGCTGTTAATTCTTGTGTTTTTCCAGGAACCCAGGGTGGACCCTTAATGCATGTTATTGCAGGTAAAGCAGTGGCTTTTAGAGAAGCTTTGATGGAGGATTTTAAGGATTATATTTCTAGGGTCATAAGTAATACCAAAGCTATGGCTGAGTGTTTTATTTCAGAAGGTTTTAGGATAGTTAGTGGTGGAACGGATAATCATTTGTTTTTAGTTGACCTTGGTATTTTGGGTATTACGGGAGCTGATGCTGAGAAGGTTCTTGAAAGAGTAAACATTACTCTTAATAAGAACGCAATTCCTTTTGATTCAAAGAATCCTTCTGTAACTTCTGGTATTCGAATTGGTGCTGCTGCTATTACTTCAAGAGGTTTAAATAGAGATGATTCTATTAGAGTTGCTCATTTTGTTATTAGGGCTTTAAAGACTAAATCCGAAGATGAGCTTAAAAAAATAAAACGAGACGTCATAGAATTTATTAGCAGTTTTGATATGCCTTAA
- a CDS encoding J domain-containing protein has protein sequence MSNLFQIFLLLLPFILILSPFLLSVFFIFFIFFIISSILGGFRIYTTRDYSYSKSREFEFYKLSFLLMAKLISILGSMTGEQLNYINFIISSLNLSEKHKTELYNIFHFSVTQNRNADKILYTLKLGYFQHKDLFVWLVSALKEINNLARYGNLEGDKFIRYVSSFLELDFESYDTYKNINIEIVNPYEVLGLKYNASDDDIKKAYKRLVIQYHPDRFANEPIKQKEANEKFIKIQNAYEKICKERNLK, from the coding sequence GTGTCTAATTTGTTTCAAATTTTCTTGTTGTTATTGCCATTTATTTTAATTCTTAGTCCCTTTCTTTTAAGTGTGTTTTTCATATTTTTTATTTTTTTTATAATCTCCAGCATTTTAGGTGGATTTAGGATATACACAACAAGAGATTACTCTTATTCTAAATCAAGGGAATTTGAATTTTATAAATTGTCTTTTTTACTAATGGCCAAGTTGATTTCTATTTTGGGGTCAATGACTGGTGAGCAATTAAATTATATTAATTTTATAATTAGTTCGCTAAATTTATCCGAGAAACATAAGACAGAACTTTATAATATATTTCATTTTTCTGTTACTCAGAACAGAAATGCAGACAAAATATTATATACGCTGAAGCTTGGATACTTTCAGCATAAAGATCTTTTTGTATGGCTTGTCTCAGCTCTTAAAGAGATTAATAATTTAGCTAGATATGGAAACTTGGAAGGGGACAAATTTATTCGATATGTTAGTTCGTTTCTTGAACTTGATTTTGAAAGTTATGATACTTATAAAAATATTAATATAGAGATTGTTAATCCTTATGAGGTATTGGGTTTGAAGTATAATGCTAGTGATGATGACATAAAGAAGGCTTATAAAAGATTGGTTATACAATATCATCCAGATAGATTTGCAAATGAACCTATTAAACAAAAAGAAGCGAATGAAAAATTTATTAAGATTCAAAATGCTTATGAAAAGATTTGCAAAGAGCGAAATTTAAAATAG
- a CDS encoding integrin-binding adhesin P66 family protein, which translates to MKMKKMIILYVLIILLSTTTVFADDLNTDAPKSNPWSPKFTFENSSEFRFDMDELIPGLENKSQIGFKFTPFEKNKEVGKDDPFSAYIKIEDLFIKAQGKKDAILKINVGNITAKINMYDFYLKMESMTNFDFNQESLFSFAPMTSIQSKYYGFPSNNSATRRTILARGTAKKIGSLQFGYTLPQLELVLAIGATGTGNRNHQKNANDSEADKKKKEETPYNDTYQGMLYGTQVKWKPIKNELEQYSSDVIAETPFELNFGISGAIGNSTFNHSSITYGLQDTAVAGSDLVSPTLSNASIMTSIGFTYKLGLTKINNRNTYLLLQTGSDLGIDPFASDFSILGHISKKANTDDKSQFNPKENKLQFDTKRTTNFAFSIGTGIGLAWNTDEGEKESWSISGGSSYSKRIFGTQGKKSGIGIGITYGQNLYKPTSSNKVIQEIAAKAFQTFNAEISTYEDNKKGIIPGLGWIASIGVYELLKERPQSDDIITILTPNTTATTTNNQSVSFADAAKIGGALYIDYAIPVESGSQNAHIIPYVGTHFLGSLKGSDKSLYLKAGLELDKFIKLTTISLGWDSNDLFARKDQKGSVFLQLKVNFNE; encoded by the coding sequence ATGAAAATGAAAAAAATGATCATATTATATGTCTTGATAATACTGCTAAGCACTACCACAGTTTTTGCAGACGATTTAAATACAGATGCACCTAAATCAAATCCATGGAGTCCTAAATTCACATTCGAAAACAGCAGTGAATTTAGATTTGATATGGATGAACTCATTCCTGGTTTGGAAAATAAAAGCCAGATAGGATTTAAATTTACACCATTTGAAAAAAATAAAGAAGTAGGCAAGGATGATCCTTTCTCAGCTTACATTAAAATAGAGGATTTATTTATAAAAGCTCAAGGGAAAAAGGATGCCATACTTAAAATTAATGTAGGCAATATTACAGCAAAAATAAACATGTATGATTTCTATCTTAAAATGGAATCAATGACTAATTTTGATTTTAATCAAGAATCATTATTTAGTTTTGCGCCAATGACTAGCATTCAAAGCAAATATTACGGTTTCCCAAGCAATAACAGCGCAACAAGAAGAACAATTCTTGCAAGAGGTACAGCAAAAAAAATAGGCTCACTTCAGTTTGGATACACTCTTCCACAATTAGAACTTGTGCTTGCAATTGGAGCAACAGGAACGGGTAACAGAAACCATCAAAAAAATGCTAACGATTCAGAGGCTGATAAAAAGAAAAAAGAAGAAACTCCTTACAACGATACCTATCAAGGCATGCTTTATGGAACTCAGGTAAAATGGAAGCCAATAAAAAATGAATTAGAACAATACAGCTCAGATGTCATTGCAGAAACTCCATTTGAATTAAACTTTGGAATCTCAGGAGCAATCGGAAATTCAACATTTAATCATTCATCAATAACATATGGTCTTCAAGACACAGCTGTTGCTGGATCAGATCTAGTTAGTCCAACTTTATCAAATGCATCTATTATGACCTCTATCGGATTTACTTACAAACTTGGTCTTACAAAAATCAATAACAGAAATACTTACCTCTTATTACAAACAGGCTCTGATTTAGGAATAGATCCATTTGCCAGTGATTTCTCTATACTTGGACACATCTCCAAAAAAGCAAATACAGATGACAAGTCTCAATTCAATCCAAAAGAGAATAAACTTCAATTTGATACAAAGAGAACCACTAATTTTGCATTTTCCATAGGAACTGGTATCGGTTTAGCTTGGAATACAGATGAAGGTGAAAAAGAATCATGGTCAATTAGTGGAGGTAGCTCTTACAGTAAAAGAATATTTGGCACACAAGGCAAAAAATCTGGAATTGGAATTGGTATTACCTATGGACAAAACTTATATAAGCCTACATCTTCAAACAAAGTAATACAGGAAATCGCTGCAAAAGCATTTCAAACCTTCAATGCTGAGATTTCAACTTATGAAGATAACAAAAAAGGCATTATTCCTGGTCTTGGATGGATAGCCTCAATTGGGGTTTATGAGCTATTAAAAGAACGACCTCAATCAGATGATATAATAACTATTCTCACGCCCAATACTACTGCTACTACTACCAATAATCAATCGGTTTCATTTGCTGATGCGGCCAAGATTGGAGGTGCTCTATACATCGATTACGCAATACCTGTTGAATCTGGATCACAAAATGCACATATAATTCCATATGTAGGTACTCATTTTTTAGGATCACTTAAAGGTTCAGACAAAAGCCTATATTTAAAAGCTGGATTAGAGCTAGATAAATTCATCAAATTAACCACAATATCACTTGGATGGGACTCAAACGATCTTTTCGCAAGAAAAGACCAAAAGGGAAGTGTTTTCCTACAACTTAAAGTAAATTTTAATGAATAA
- a CDS encoding lactate permease LctP family transporter: MNFYDFIKALVPIMLIIIGLGIIKKPAYYVIPICLIVTMAIVLLDKNLGIANTSLAIFEGTIMGIWPIIIVIIAAIFTYKMAESQNDMKIIKAMLSNVSSDKRIIVLLVAWGFGNFLEGVAGYGTAVAIPVSILIAMGFEPFFACLICLIMDTSSTAYGSVGIPIISLAQATGLDVMRLSYDVSLQLILPTLVIPFILVMLVGGGIKALKGGMFILTLLSGASIAISQVYVSKTLGPELPAILGSIPAMAITIIYAKLFEKKGTTNNNIKVSVMQGFLACLPYILIVSLIIIVSPLFYGINKYLSNFKTTLSIYPGTNPLQFKWLTSPGPLIILATVVSYSIRGVSIVEQLKTFGLTIKKMALSSFVIICIVSISRLMTHSGMIKDLADGISTLTSTSYPLFSPLIGALGTFLTGSDTVSNVLFGPLQTQIAANIDVNPYWLAAANTTGATGGKMISPQNITIATTTAGLIGQEGKLLSKTIAYALGYIFISGILVHFLL; encoded by the coding sequence ATGAATTTTTATGATTTCATTAAAGCCTTAGTACCAATTATGCTAATAATCATTGGACTTGGGATAATAAAAAAACCAGCATACTACGTGATACCAATATGCTTAATAGTCACCATGGCAATAGTCCTACTTGATAAGAATCTAGGAATAGCTAATACGAGTCTTGCAATATTTGAGGGAACAATAATGGGAATATGGCCAATAATTATTGTAATTATAGCTGCTATCTTCACATATAAAATGGCTGAAAGTCAAAATGACATGAAAATTATAAAAGCCATGTTATCAAATGTATCCTCTGACAAACGAATAATAGTTTTACTTGTAGCGTGGGGATTTGGTAATTTCTTAGAAGGAGTTGCGGGATATGGAACTGCCGTAGCAATTCCCGTATCAATACTAATAGCAATGGGATTTGAACCATTCTTTGCCTGTCTTATATGTTTAATCATGGACACCTCTTCAACTGCCTATGGTTCAGTAGGAATCCCTATAATATCTCTAGCCCAAGCAACAGGATTAGATGTTATGAGGTTATCATATGATGTATCTTTGCAACTAATACTGCCAACTCTTGTCATACCATTTATACTAGTTATGCTTGTAGGAGGGGGGATCAAAGCTCTTAAGGGAGGAATGTTTATCCTTACACTACTCTCAGGAGCATCAATAGCAATATCCCAAGTTTATGTTTCAAAAACCTTAGGCCCAGAGCTTCCCGCAATACTTGGAAGCATACCCGCAATGGCAATAACAATAATTTATGCAAAGCTTTTTGAAAAAAAAGGTACAACTAATAACAACATAAAAGTATCAGTAATGCAAGGCTTTCTTGCATGCTTGCCCTACATTTTGATAGTCTCACTCATAATAATTGTTTCACCACTCTTCTATGGAATAAATAAATATCTATCAAACTTTAAAACTACTCTTTCAATTTATCCAGGAACAAATCCACTACAATTTAAATGGCTAACCTCACCAGGCCCCCTAATTATTCTTGCAACAGTAGTGTCTTACTCAATCAGAGGAGTTTCGATAGTTGAACAACTAAAAACATTTGGACTTACAATAAAAAAAATGGCATTATCTTCTTTTGTAATTATTTGCATAGTATCAATATCAAGATTGATGACACATAGCGGCATGATAAAAGACTTAGCAGATGGCATATCAACACTGACAAGTACATCATACCCATTATTTAGTCCATTAATTGGGGCTCTGGGCACTTTTTTAACAGGAAGCGATACCGTTTCAAATGTTCTATTTGGACCCCTGCAAACACAAATTGCAGCAAATATTGATGTCAATCCTTACTGGCTTGCGGCCGCAAACACAACAGGAGCAACAGGGGGCAAAATGATCTCACCTCAAAATATTACAATAGCAACAACAACCGCAGGACTTATTGGGCAAGAAGGAAAATTATTATCAAAAACCATAGCATACGCTCTTGGTTATATTTTTATATCAGGCATTTTAGTTCACTTTTTATTATAA
- a CDS encoding chemotaxis protein CheD (catalyzes the conversion of glutamine residues to glutamate on methyl-accepting chemotaxis receptors), producing MLNHFNFKLKRDVTIIVPGEAFVSNDRVISTILGSCVAVVLYDEMRKLIGVNHYVLVKSDSVINAAQRGRYGVYAIPMLIDAMLGSGASKSNLKAKLFGGANFMAKETIRVGIENSEFALNSLAKYGIPVVACDFDQSKSRKIFVFPENFRVIVEYPDGAKVF from the coding sequence ATGTTAAATCATTTTAATTTTAAATTAAAGAGAGATGTTACAATAATAGTGCCAGGTGAAGCTTTTGTGTCAAATGATAGGGTTATCTCTACGATACTTGGTTCTTGTGTTGCTGTTGTACTTTATGATGAGATGCGTAAGCTTATAGGAGTAAATCATTATGTACTAGTGAAATCTGATTCAGTGATTAATGCTGCACAGAGAGGTAGATATGGGGTTTATGCTATTCCTATGTTAATTGATGCTATGCTAGGGAGTGGTGCATCAAAAAGTAATCTTAAAGCCAAACTTTTTGGAGGTGCTAACTTTATGGCCAAAGAGACAATAAGGGTAGGTATTGAGAATTCAGAGTTTGCCCTTAATTCATTAGCCAAATATGGTATTCCGGTTGTAGCTTGCGATTTTGATCAGTCTAAATCCAGAAAGATTTTTGTTTTTCCTGAAAATTTTAGGGTTATTGTGGAATACCCAGATGGTGCTAAAGTTTTCTAG
- the pepD gene encoding beta-Ala-His dipeptidase, whose product MENVVIRYFKQISQIPRCSKNLKGISNFIKEEAKKFGYSFKEDGIGNIVVGVKANGCSNMLPIILQAHTDMVCEKNESVMHDFEKDPINIIEDNGYFVASGTTLGADDGIGVAMMLAIMSESLTFKHPDLELLFTVDEEIGLIGAIGLDPNLCSGKMLINLDGEEEGYFLVGCAGSRLVHINFEPQYRQSRKKTGVEIFFTGLKGGHSGADIHIDLANSLKLMFFALNTLRANMEFEIGYISGGDKSNAIPREAKALILIEAEHYVLLERELKSFKRHAQEMYTLDSDFEILLRRVNFSGNVLDDMSQDKLLNMGMAFLHGVQKVENYDEKLIRTSLNFASLLKVGNEYQFIFTIRSLLDIEKEYIFNHLKAISDLSGANLRIVYDYSSWKPAENSKLLNHLKNVYKDMYLKEAKTVVIHAGLETGIISAKFGGIDSVTIGPWIKSPHTPRERVDIASTIRVYNFLKRSLETL is encoded by the coding sequence ATGGAAAATGTTGTAATTCGTTATTTTAAGCAAATATCTCAAATTCCTAGATGTTCAAAAAATTTAAAAGGTATTAGTAATTTTATTAAGGAAGAAGCTAAAAAATTTGGATATTCCTTTAAGGAAGATGGTATAGGCAATATTGTAGTTGGGGTTAAGGCTAATGGCTGTAGCAATATGTTGCCTATTATTTTGCAAGCCCATACAGATATGGTTTGTGAAAAAAATGAATCTGTTATGCATGATTTTGAAAAAGATCCGATCAACATCATTGAAGATAATGGATATTTTGTTGCATCAGGTACTACTCTTGGTGCTGATGATGGGATTGGGGTTGCTATGATGCTTGCCATTATGAGTGAGTCTTTGACTTTTAAACATCCTGATTTGGAACTTCTTTTTACTGTTGATGAGGAAATAGGGCTAATAGGCGCTATTGGACTTGATCCTAATTTATGTAGTGGGAAGATGTTGATTAATCTTGATGGAGAAGAAGAGGGTTATTTTTTAGTTGGTTGTGCTGGCTCTCGACTTGTTCATATTAACTTTGAACCGCAATATAGACAAAGTAGAAAAAAAACAGGTGTTGAGATTTTTTTTACAGGTCTTAAAGGGGGCCATTCTGGTGCGGATATTCATATTGATTTAGCAAATTCTTTGAAATTGATGTTTTTTGCTTTAAATACCCTTAGAGCAAACATGGAATTTGAGATTGGATATATATCTGGTGGAGATAAAAGTAATGCGATTCCTAGGGAGGCAAAAGCATTAATATTAATTGAAGCTGAGCATTATGTTTTATTGGAGAGAGAATTAAAGTCATTTAAGCGTCATGCACAAGAGATGTATACTCTTGATTCTGATTTTGAAATTCTTTTAAGGAGAGTAAATTTTTCTGGTAATGTTTTGGATGATATGTCTCAAGATAAGCTTTTAAATATGGGCATGGCATTTTTGCATGGGGTTCAAAAGGTTGAAAATTATGATGAAAAACTTATTAGAACGTCTCTAAATTTTGCTAGTCTTTTAAAGGTTGGTAATGAGTATCAGTTTATATTTACAATAAGGTCTTTGTTAGATATTGAGAAGGAATATATCTTTAATCATTTAAAGGCTATTAGTGATCTTTCTGGTGCTAATTTAAGAATAGTTTATGATTATTCTTCCTGGAAGCCAGCTGAGAATAGTAAACTTTTAAATCATCTTAAGAATGTGTATAAAGATATGTATTTAAAAGAGGCTAAAACTGTAGTGATTCATGCTGGTCTTGAGACTGGAATAATATCTGCAAAATTTGGAGGAATAGATTCAGTTACAATTGGACCTTGGATTAAGTCTCCCCATACACCACGGGAACGGGTTGATATTGCTTCAACTATTAGGGTTTATAATTTCTTGAAGAGAAGTTTAGAGACTTTATAA